The Bacillus vallismortis genome window below encodes:
- a CDS encoding Asp23/Gls24 family envelope stress response protein, with protein sequence MSIELRTKYGQIDISNEVIAMVAGGAAIDCYGIVGMASKNQIKDGLTEILRKENFSRGVQVRQEGEQIHIDMYIIVSYGTKISEVAHNIQTKVKYTVNQTIGLAVDSVNIYVQGVRVTNP encoded by the coding sequence GTGTCCATTGAATTAAGAACGAAGTACGGGCAGATTGATATATCTAATGAAGTCATTGCGATGGTTGCAGGTGGCGCGGCGATTGACTGTTACGGCATTGTCGGTATGGCCTCTAAAAATCAGATTAAAGACGGACTGACTGAAATCCTTCGGAAAGAGAATTTCAGCAGAGGTGTCCAAGTTCGCCAAGAAGGAGAACAGATACATATTGATATGTATATCATTGTCAGCTATGGCACGAAAATTTCTGAAGTGGCACATAATATCCAAACAAAAGTAAAGTACACAGTAAATCAAACCATCGGACTGGCAGTGGACTCTGTTAATATTTATGTCCAAGGCGTCCGAGTGACGAACCCGTAG
- the prpC gene encoding protein-serine/threonine phosphatase PrpC: MLTALKTDTGKIRQHNEDDAGIFKGKDEFVLAVVADGMGGHLAGDVASKMAVKAMGEKWNEAEAIPVAPAECEKWLIEQILAVNSKIYDHAQAHEECQGMGTTIVCALFTGKTVSVAHIGDSRCYLLQEDHFFQVTEDHSLVNELVRTGEISREDAEHHPRKNVLTKALGTDLSVSIDTRSFDIEPGDKLLLCSDGLTNKVEGTELKDILQSDSAPQEKVNLLVDKANQNGGEDNITAVLLELALHVEEGEDQC; encoded by the coding sequence TTGTTAACAGCCTTAAAAACAGATACAGGAAAAATCCGCCAGCATAACGAAGATGATGCGGGGATATTCAAAGGGAAAGACGAATTTGTATTAGCGGTTGTCGCTGATGGCATGGGCGGCCATCTTGCTGGAGATGTTGCGAGCAAGATGGCTGTGAAAGCCATGGGGGAGAAATGGAATGAAGCGGAGGCGATTCCAGTTGCGCCCGCAGAATGTGAAAAATGGCTCATTGAACAGATTTTGGCGGTAAACAGCAAAATATACGATCATGCCCAAGCCCACGAAGAATGCCAAGGCATGGGGACGACGATTGTATGTGCGCTTTTTACGGGGAAAACGGTTTCTGTTGCTCATATAGGTGACAGCAGATGCTATTTGCTTCAGGAGGACCATTTTTTTCAAGTGACAGAAGATCATTCGCTTGTAAATGAGCTGGTACGCACTGGAGAGATTTCAAGAGAAGACGCTGAACATCATCCGCGAAAAAATGTGCTGACGAAGGCACTCGGAACAGACCTGTCAGTAAGTATTGACACACGTTCTTTTGATATCGAACCCGGGGACAAACTGCTTCTATGTTCTGACGGACTGACGAATAAAGTGGAAGGCACTGAATTAAAAGACATCCTGCAAAGCGATTCAGCTCCTCAGGAAAAAGTAAACCTGCTTGTGGACAAAGCCAATCAGAATGGCGGGGAAGACAACATTACAGCAGTTTTGCTTGAGCTTGCTTTACATGTTGAAGAGGGTGAAGATCAGTGCTAA
- the rsgA gene encoding ribosome small subunit-dependent GTPase A: protein MPEGKIIKALSGFYYVLDESEDSDKVVQCRGRGIFRKNKITPLVGDYVVYQAENDKEGYLLEIKERTNELIRPPICNVDQAVLVFSAVQPSFSTALLDRFLVLVEANDIQLIICVTKMDLIEDQDTKDTIQAYAEDYRNIGYDVYLTSSKDQDTLVDIIPHFKDKTTVFAGQSGVGKSSLLNAISPELGLRTNEISEHLGRGKHTTRHVELIHTSGGLVADTPGFSSLEFTDIEEEELGYTFPDIREKSSSCKFRGCLHLKEPKCAVKQAVEDGELKQYRYDHYVEFMTEIKDRKPRY, encoded by the coding sequence ATGCCTGAGGGCAAAATTATTAAGGCGCTTAGCGGCTTTTACTATGTACTGGATGAATCAGAGGATTCAGATAAAGTGGTACAATGCAGAGGAAGAGGCATTTTCAGAAAGAACAAAATTACCCCTCTCGTCGGCGATTACGTTGTGTATCAGGCTGAAAATGACAAAGAGGGATATTTGTTAGAAATTAAAGAAAGAACCAATGAGCTGATCAGGCCGCCAATTTGCAACGTTGATCAAGCGGTCCTTGTTTTCTCAGCGGTTCAGCCTTCTTTCAGCACGGCATTGCTCGACCGCTTCCTGGTTCTCGTTGAGGCTAATGATATTCAGCTAATTATATGCGTTACAAAAATGGATCTGATTGAAGATCAAGATACAAAAGATACGATACAAGCCTATGCAGAAGACTATCGGAATATTGGTTATGACGTGTATCTCACCTCCTCTAAGGACCAAGACACTTTGGTGGATATCATCCCGCATTTTAAGGACAAAACAACGGTGTTTGCGGGTCAGTCCGGTGTTGGAAAATCCTCGCTCCTCAACGCAATCAGTCCGGAGCTCGGTTTAAGAACAAACGAGATTTCCGAACATTTGGGCCGCGGGAAACACACTACCCGCCACGTAGAGCTGATTCATACGTCCGGAGGCTTGGTTGCGGATACGCCGGGATTCAGCTCGCTTGAATTTACAGACATTGAGGAAGAAGAGCTGGGCTATACCTTCCCTGATATCAGAGAAAAAAGCTCTTCATGCAAATTTAGAGGCTGCTTACATCTAAAAGAACCGAAATGTGCAGTGAAACAAGCTGTTGAAGACGGGGAATTAAAGCAGTACCGCTACGACCATTATGTTGAATTTATGACGGAGATTAAAGACAGAAAGCCGAGGTATTAG
- the rpe gene encoding ribulose-phosphate 3-epimerase yields the protein MIKVAPSILSADFAALGNEIKDVEKGGADCIHIDVMDGHFVPNITIGPLIVEAVRPVTDLPLDVHLMIEEPDRYIPAFAKAGADILSVHVEACPHLHRTIQLIKEQGTKAGVVLNPHTPVQVIEHVFDDLDLVLLMTVNPGFGGQKFIHSVLSKIKEVKRMADERGKKDLLIEVDGGVNKETAPLVIEAGANLLVAGSAVYGQPDRKKAISEIRGSK from the coding sequence ATGATAAAGGTTGCACCATCTATTCTTTCCGCTGATTTTGCCGCTTTAGGCAATGAGATTAAAGATGTAGAAAAGGGCGGAGCCGATTGTATTCACATTGATGTCATGGACGGGCATTTTGTCCCCAATATCACGATCGGTCCGCTGATTGTAGAAGCTGTACGGCCGGTAACAGATTTGCCGCTTGATGTTCATTTAATGATAGAGGAGCCGGATCGTTACATCCCTGCTTTCGCTAAAGCGGGCGCAGATATCCTGTCTGTACATGTTGAGGCATGTCCGCATCTGCACCGTACCATCCAGCTTATTAAAGAGCAAGGCACAAAGGCCGGTGTTGTTCTGAACCCGCATACACCTGTACAGGTCATCGAGCATGTTTTCGACGACCTCGATCTTGTTCTTTTAATGACGGTGAACCCGGGATTTGGCGGGCAGAAATTTATTCATTCCGTCCTTTCTAAAATAAAAGAAGTTAAGCGAATGGCGGATGAAAGAGGAAAAAAAGATCTGTTGATTGAAGTAGACGGCGGCGTCAACAAAGAAACCGCTCCGCTAGTTATTGAAGCGGGCGCAAATTTACTCGTTGCCGGTTCAGCTGTTTACGGCCAGCCTGACCGTAAAAAAGCGATTTCTGAAATCAGAGGAAGTAAATAA
- a CDS encoding thiamine diphosphokinase: protein MKTINIVAGGPKDLIPDLTGYTATAEDVLWIGVDKGTVNLLDAGIIPDEAFGDFDSITEQERRRIEKAASALHVYQSEKDQTDLDLALDWALEKQPDMIQIFGITGGRADHFLGNIQLLYRGVKTNIKIRLIDKQNHIQMFPPGEYDMEKDENKRYISFIPFSEEIHELTLNGFKYPLNKCHITLGSTLCISNELIHSRGTFSFAKGILIMIRSTD, encoded by the coding sequence ATGAAGACAATCAATATCGTTGCGGGAGGCCCTAAAGATCTCATTCCCGATCTAACTGGCTATACGGCTACGGCTGAGGACGTACTTTGGATCGGTGTTGACAAAGGCACCGTCAATCTTTTGGATGCCGGTATCATTCCTGATGAAGCTTTTGGAGATTTTGACAGCATAACAGAGCAAGAACGCCGCCGAATTGAAAAAGCGGCTTCCGCACTCCATGTGTATCAATCAGAAAAAGATCAGACAGATTTGGACCTCGCCCTTGATTGGGCGCTGGAAAAGCAGCCTGATATGATTCAGATTTTCGGCATTACAGGCGGCAGAGCTGATCATTTTTTAGGAAATATTCAGCTTCTGTACAGAGGTGTAAAAACGAATATAAAAATTAGGCTGATAGACAAACAAAATCATATTCAAATGTTCCCTCCTGGTGAATATGATATGGAGAAGGATGAAAACAAGCGATATATCTCCTTCATACCGTTTTCCGAAGAAATACATGAGCTGACACTGAACGGTTTTAAATATCCGCTAAATAAATGTCATATTACGCTCGGTTCAACACTATGTATTAGTAACGAACTCATTCATTCACGAGGTACTTTTTCGTTTGCAAAAGGCATATTAATAATGATAAGAAGCACGGATTAG
- the prkC gene encoding serine/threonine protein kinase PrkC: MLIGKRISGRYQILRVIGGGGMANVYLAEDMILDREVAIKILRFDYVNDNEFIRRFRREAQSASSLDHPNIVSIYDLGEEDDIYYIVMEYVEGMTLKEYITANGPLHPKEALNIMEQIVSAIAHAHQNQIVHRDIKPHNILIDHMGNIKVTDFGIATALSSTTITHTNSVLGSVHYLSPEQARGGLATKKSDIYALGIVLFELLTGRIPFDGESAVSIALKHLQAETPSARRWNPSVPQSVENMILKATAKDPFHRYETAEDMEADIKTAFDADRLNEKKFMIQEDEEMTKAIPIIKDEELAKAAGEKEAELTPSNENKTKKNGKRKKWPWVLLTVCIVFITAGILAVTVFPSLFMPEDVKIPDVSGMEYEKAADILEKDGLQVDSEVLEISDEKIEEGLMVKTDPKADSTVKEGATVTLYKSTGKAKTEIGDVTGQTVDQAKKALKDQGFKHVTVNEVNDEKDAGTVIEQNPSAGTELVPSDDQVKLTVSIGPEDITLRDLKTYSKEAASGYLEDNGLKLKEKEAYSDDVPEGQVVKQKPAAGTAVKPGNEVEVTFSLGPEKKPAKTVKEKVEIPYEPENEGDELEVQIAIDDADHSISDTYEEFKIKEPTERTIELKIESGQKGYYQVMVNNKVVSYKTIEYPKDE, encoded by the coding sequence GTGCTAATCGGCAAGCGGATCAGCGGACGTTACCAAATTCTCCGCGTCATAGGCGGCGGGGGAATGGCCAACGTGTATTTAGCTGAGGATATGATTCTAGACCGTGAAGTCGCAATCAAAATCCTGCGGTTTGACTATGTGAATGACAATGAGTTTATCAGGCGTTTCCGGAGAGAAGCCCAATCCGCATCAAGCCTCGATCACCCGAATATCGTCAGCATTTACGATTTGGGTGAAGAAGATGATATTTATTATATTGTCATGGAGTACGTTGAGGGCATGACGCTTAAAGAATACATAACAGCAAACGGGCCGCTTCACCCTAAAGAAGCGCTGAACATCATGGAGCAAATTGTCTCAGCCATCGCTCATGCCCATCAAAATCAGATTGTTCACAGAGACATTAAGCCGCATAACATTTTGATTGACCACATGGGAAATATCAAAGTGACGGATTTCGGAATTGCGACGGCACTAAGTTCGACCACAATCACCCATACCAATTCTGTGCTGGGCTCAGTGCATTACTTATCACCTGAACAGGCGCGGGGCGGTTTGGCAACAAAAAAATCGGATATTTATGCGCTTGGAATCGTTCTTTTCGAGCTTTTAACCGGCCGTATCCCGTTTGATGGAGAATCGGCAGTCAGCATCGCCTTAAAGCATCTTCAGGCGGAAACTCCTTCGGCGAGAAGGTGGAATCCGTCAGTACCCCAAAGCGTAGAAAACATGATCCTAAAGGCAACTGCCAAAGATCCTTTTCATCGCTATGAAACGGCTGAAGACATGGAAGCTGATATCAAAACAGCTTTTGATGCCGACAGACTCAATGAAAAGAAATTTATGATTCAAGAAGATGAAGAAATGACAAAAGCGATTCCTATCATTAAAGATGAAGAGCTCGCTAAAGCTGCTGGCGAAAAAGAAGCCGAATTGACACCCAGCAACGAAAATAAAACAAAGAAAAACGGCAAAAGAAAAAAGTGGCCGTGGGTTTTGCTCACGGTTTGCATCGTATTCATCACGGCGGGAATTCTTGCTGTCACTGTTTTTCCGTCGCTTTTTATGCCTGAAGATGTCAAAATACCTGATGTCTCCGGAATGGAATACGAAAAGGCGGCAGACATCTTGGAAAAAGACGGTTTGCAGGTTGATTCTGAGGTTTTGGAAATCTCAGATGAGAAAATTGAAGAAGGCCTGATGGTAAAAACGGATCCTAAAGCGGATTCTACAGTCAAAGAAGGCGCAACGGTCACGCTTTATAAAAGCACCGGAAAAGCTAAAACGGAGATCGGTGATGTTACAGGCCAAACGGTCGATCAGGCAAAAAAAGCGTTGAAAGACCAAGGTTTTAAACATGTCACAGTGAATGAAGTGAATGATGAGAAAGACGCGGGCACTGTCATTGAACAGAATCCGTCAGCAGGGACTGAGCTTGTGCCGAGTGATGATCAAGTCAAACTCACAGTCAGTATCGGGCCTGAAGACATTACGCTTAGAGACTTGAAAACTTACAGTAAAGAAGCAGCGTCTGGATATCTGGAAGACAACGGACTGAAGCTGAAAGAAAAAGAAGCATACTCAGATGACGTTCCAGAAGGGCAGGTTGTCAAACAAAAACCAGCAGCAGGAACGGCAGTAAAGCCGGGAAACGAAGTGGAAGTGACATTCTCTCTCGGACCTGAGAAAAAACCTGCGAAAACAGTGAAAGAAAAGGTCGAGATCCCCTACGAGCCAGAAAATGAAGGGGACGAGCTTGAAGTACAAATCGCTATTGACGATGCGGATCACAGTATCTCTGACACTTACGAAGAATTTAAGATAAAAGAGCCGACTGAACGAACGATCGAACTGAAGATTGAATCCGGCCAGAAAGGGTACTATCAAGTGATGGTAAACAATAAAGTCGTCAGCTACAAAACCATTGAGTATCCGAAAGATGAATAA
- the spoVM gene encoding stage V sporulation protein SpoVM, protein MKFYTIKLPKFLGGIVRAMLGSFRKD, encoded by the coding sequence ATGAAATTTTACACCATTAAATTGCCGAAGTTTTTAGGAGGAATTGTCCGGGCGATGCTGGGCTCATTCAGAAAAGATTAA
- the rpmB gene encoding 50S ribosomal protein L28 produces MARKCVITGKKTTAGNNRSHAMNASKRTWGANLQKVRILVNGKPKKVYVSARALKSGKVERV; encoded by the coding sequence ATGGCACGTAAATGCGTTATCACAGGTAAAAAAACAACAGCTGGGAATAACCGTTCTCACGCAATGAACGCTTCTAAGCGCACTTGGGGCGCGAATCTTCAAAAGGTTCGTATCCTTGTGAACGGAAAACCTAAAAAAGTATATGTATCTGCTCGAGCTTTAAAATCAGGTAAAGTTGAGCGTGTATAA